The following are encoded in a window of Aromatoleum petrolei genomic DNA:
- a CDS encoding ABC transporter ATP-binding protein, with the protein MGSDYILQTRDLTKEFKGFVAVDKVNLHVRRGTIHALIGPNGAGKTTVFNLLTKFLTPTRGTIHFNGIDITPEKSAQIARRGVVRSFQISAVFPHLSVLENVRVALQRKLGTSFHFWRSARSLDVLNGRAMELLESVDLQTFADTVTVELPYGRKRALEIATTLALEPELMLLDEPTQGMGHEDVGRVADLIKRVAANRTVLMVEHNLGVVSHICDTITVLQRGAVLAEGPYEFVSADARVLEAYMGTAHG; encoded by the coding sequence ATGGGCTCGGATTACATACTTCAAACCCGTGACCTCACGAAAGAGTTCAAGGGCTTCGTCGCGGTCGACAAGGTCAACCTGCACGTCCGGCGGGGCACGATCCATGCCCTCATCGGCCCCAACGGCGCGGGCAAGACGACCGTCTTCAACCTGCTGACCAAGTTCCTCACGCCGACGCGCGGCACCATCCACTTCAACGGTATCGACATCACGCCCGAGAAGTCGGCGCAGATCGCGCGCCGCGGAGTCGTACGCTCCTTCCAGATCTCGGCGGTGTTCCCGCACCTGTCCGTACTCGAGAACGTGCGCGTGGCGCTGCAGCGCAAGCTCGGCACGAGCTTCCACTTCTGGCGCTCCGCCCGGAGTCTGGATGTGCTCAACGGACGTGCGATGGAACTGCTCGAGTCGGTCGACCTCCAGACCTTCGCCGACACGGTGACGGTGGAACTGCCCTATGGACGCAAGCGCGCACTGGAAATCGCGACGACACTGGCACTGGAACCCGAACTGATGCTGCTCGACGAGCCGACCCAGGGCATGGGCCACGAGGATGTCGGGCGCGTGGCCGACCTGATCAAGCGCGTCGCGGCCAACCGCACGGTGCTGATGGTCGAGCACAACCTCGGCGTGGTCTCGCACATCTGCGACACGATCACCGTCCTGCAGCGCGGCGCCGTGCTGGCCGAAGGGCCTTACGAATTCGTCTCGGCCGATGCGCGCGTGCTGGAAGCCTACATGGGTACAGCACATGGCTAA
- the pal gene encoding peptidoglycan-associated lipoprotein Pal, translated as MKKVLVPAILASLLAACSSTGTFDQPAGGAAVDDRSKGAGSGVATVTAPSASGSGIAALTDPNNILSKRSVMFDFDSYVIRDDARPLVEAHAKFLVQNPQMKMLIQGNADERGSREYNLALGQKRADAVRKALSLLGAKETQIESVSLGEEKPRCTEATESCFAQNRRGDMLYSGEF; from the coding sequence ATGAAAAAAGTGCTCGTCCCCGCCATCCTGGCAAGCCTTCTCGCCGCGTGCAGCAGCACCGGCACCTTCGACCAGCCCGCCGGCGGCGCGGCCGTCGATGACCGCAGCAAGGGCGCCGGCTCCGGCGTCGCCACCGTGACCGCCCCGAGCGCGTCCGGCTCCGGCATCGCCGCGCTGACCGATCCGAACAACATCCTGTCCAAGCGCAGCGTGATGTTCGACTTCGACAGCTACGTGATCCGCGACGACGCCCGCCCGCTGGTCGAGGCGCACGCCAAGTTCCTCGTGCAGAACCCGCAGATGAAGATGCTCATCCAGGGCAACGCCGACGAGCGCGGCAGCCGCGAGTACAACCTCGCCCTCGGCCAGAAGCGTGCCGACGCCGTGCGCAAGGCCCTGAGCCTGCTGGGCGCCAAGGAGACGCAGATCGAGTCCGTCAGCCTGGGCGAGGAAAAGCCGCGCTGCACGGAAGCGACGGAATCCTGCTTCGCGCAGAACCGTCGCGGTGACATGCTCTACTCGGGCGAATTCTGA
- a CDS encoding ATP-binding protein, whose amino-acid sequence MRFRLVRYFTLASLGMFGLVALSLIYFEREQSQFYKHTNDEQLAFFGEVQQSFAKQQEEAARRDLLTIHESGNVNLTRLFANALWERDFAPFVADVQAIDVDHCKAIADVADENGKKVAPPEKKACFADVGKRIMALPDFKSIDAKVFASMKKSTVFKIKVFDLRGITVYSSEHAQMGEDKSTNEGWRGAAFDGVPKSELTHRGKFSAFEGVVENRDLISSYLPVLEPGTSRIVGVFEVYSDVTPFLKQIQQTSGQIRATAIENQNKLGEAAAANQEAVDATSYRQFATIAGLLALLFAALLAIVRRAEGIIDQQEADRAHAHQQLAQSEKMASLGQMVAGVAHQLNTPLAFSQNNILMVKDALQSMELPMKVAGRLSSILEDVDGDKVTIKVSQLRANLDKLQEGNVDVTMLQEMLKDVLGGIDQMSELVVNLRDFTRLDRAATTNADLNKALHTVAYIAQTVLPKNIELVEEYGELPSVECNPSQLNQVFLNLINNAAQAIDGPGRIRIRSFAEGDQVHVEVQDNGRGIPDDVLPHIFDLYYTTKPAGEGTGLGLAIARNIVTEHGGDITVSTRMGVGTTFTVTLPVRQQAPLAQAA is encoded by the coding sequence ATGCGCTTCCGCTTAGTTCGGTACTTCACGCTTGCCAGCCTCGGCATGTTCGGCCTCGTCGCCCTGAGCCTGATCTACTTCGAGCGCGAACAAAGCCAGTTCTACAAGCACACGAACGACGAGCAGCTCGCGTTCTTCGGCGAAGTGCAGCAATCCTTCGCCAAGCAGCAGGAGGAGGCGGCCCGCCGCGACCTGCTGACGATTCACGAGTCGGGCAACGTCAATCTAACCCGCCTTTTTGCCAACGCGCTGTGGGAGCGCGATTTCGCGCCATTCGTCGCCGACGTGCAGGCTATCGACGTGGACCACTGCAAGGCGATCGCCGACGTCGCTGACGAAAATGGCAAGAAGGTCGCGCCGCCCGAGAAGAAGGCCTGCTTCGCGGACGTCGGCAAGCGCATCATGGCCCTGCCGGACTTCAAGTCAATCGACGCCAAGGTGTTTGCATCGATGAAGAAGAGCACCGTGTTCAAGATCAAGGTGTTCGACTTGCGCGGCATCACTGTGTACTCGTCCGAACATGCGCAGATGGGCGAGGACAAGAGCACCAATGAAGGCTGGCGCGGTGCGGCCTTCGACGGAGTCCCCAAGAGCGAACTCACTCACCGCGGGAAATTCAGCGCCTTCGAAGGCGTCGTCGAGAACCGCGACCTGATCAGCAGCTACCTGCCCGTACTCGAACCCGGCACGTCACGCATCGTCGGCGTGTTCGAGGTCTATTCCGACGTGACGCCCTTTCTGAAGCAGATCCAGCAGACTTCGGGACAGATCCGCGCCACCGCCATCGAGAACCAGAACAAGCTCGGCGAAGCCGCGGCCGCCAACCAGGAGGCGGTCGATGCGACTTCCTATCGCCAGTTCGCGACGATCGCCGGCCTGCTCGCGCTGCTCTTCGCGGCACTCCTCGCGATCGTCCGCCGCGCCGAAGGCATCATCGACCAGCAGGAAGCCGACCGCGCCCACGCCCATCAACAACTCGCCCAGTCGGAGAAGATGGCTTCGCTCGGCCAGATGGTCGCCGGCGTTGCGCACCAGCTCAACACCCCGCTCGCGTTCTCGCAGAACAACATCCTGATGGTCAAGGATGCGCTGCAAAGCATGGAACTGCCGATGAAGGTCGCCGGCAGGCTCTCCTCCATCCTCGAGGACGTCGACGGCGACAAGGTCACGATCAAGGTGTCACAGCTCAGGGCGAACCTCGACAAGCTGCAGGAAGGCAATGTCGACGTCACCATGCTGCAGGAGATGCTCAAGGACGTCCTGGGCGGCATCGACCAGATGTCCGAACTGGTCGTGAACCTACGCGACTTCACCCGTCTCGATCGGGCCGCGACGACCAATGCCGACCTCAACAAGGCATTGCACACGGTCGCCTACATCGCGCAGACAGTACTCCCCAAAAACATCGAACTCGTCGAGGAGTATGGCGAGCTGCCCAGCGTCGAATGCAATCCCTCGCAGCTCAACCAGGTGTTCCTGAACCTCATCAACAATGCCGCCCAGGCGATCGACGGCCCGGGGCGCATCCGCATCCGCAGCTTCGCGGAAGGCGATCAGGTTCACGTCGAAGTCCAGGACAACGGTCGCGGCATCCCCGACGACGTGCTGCCGCACATCTTCGACCTCTATTACACGACCAAGCCCGCGGGCGAAGGCACCGGCCTCGGCCTCGCGATTGCGCGTAACATCGTCACCGAACACGGCGGCGACATCACCGTCAGCACGCGCATGGGTGTCGGCACGACCTTCACCGTCACGTTACCGGTGCGCCAGCAGGCCCCCTTGGCCCAGGCCGCCTGA
- the queC gene encoding 7-cyano-7-deazaguanine synthase QueC — MTDHPKRAVILLSGGLDSATCLAIARDMGFETYALSVAYGQRHAAELAAAGRVAASLGAREHRVASVELGQFGGSALTDDKIPVPVEGSTDGIPVTYVPARNTVMLSIALAWAEVLGANDIFVGVNAVDYSGYPDCRPEFIAAFETMANLATKAGVEGTRLRIHAPLIALSKADIIRRGSALGVDYGQTVSCYQADDAGHACGRCDACRLRRAGFEVAGLPDPTRYA; from the coding sequence ATGACCGACCATCCCAAGCGCGCCGTCATTCTGCTGTCCGGCGGCCTGGACTCCGCCACCTGCCTTGCGATCGCTCGCGACATGGGCTTCGAGACCTATGCACTGTCGGTCGCCTACGGCCAGCGCCACGCCGCCGAACTCGCGGCCGCAGGCCGCGTCGCCGCCTCGCTGGGAGCGCGCGAGCACCGCGTCGCAAGTGTGGAACTGGGCCAGTTCGGCGGCTCGGCCCTGACCGACGACAAGATCCCCGTCCCCGTCGAAGGCAGCACTGACGGCATCCCCGTGACCTACGTACCCGCGCGCAACACCGTGATGCTGTCGATTGCGCTCGCCTGGGCCGAGGTGCTCGGCGCAAACGACATTTTCGTCGGCGTGAATGCGGTCGACTATTCCGGCTACCCGGACTGCCGCCCCGAATTCATCGCCGCCTTCGAGACGATGGCCAACCTCGCCACCAAGGCCGGAGTCGAAGGCACGCGCCTGCGCATTCATGCCCCCCTGATCGCACTGTCCAAGGCCGACATCATCCGCCGCGGCAGCGCACTGGGCGTCGATTACGGCCAGACGGTTTCGTGCTACCAGGCCGACGATGCCGGCCATGCCTGCGGCAGATGCGACGCGTGCCGTCTGCGGCGTGCCGGATTCGAGGTCGCAGGGCTTCCAGATCCTACGCGCTACGCCTGA
- the queE gene encoding 7-carboxy-7-deazaguanine synthase QueE yields MTQAETASPRLRITEIFASIQGESTRVGLPTVFVRLTGCPLRCSWCDTEYAFQGGENRSIADVCDAVAAHGIRHVCVTGGEPLAQKSCLPLLTALCDAGFSVSLETSGALDIAAVDLRVSRIMDLKAPGSGEVARNRWENLAHLGAHDEVKIVLADEADYAWAKAQIALHRLAERCTVLLSPVQGRLDPTLLAEWIVRDRLPVRFQLQLHKILWNDARGR; encoded by the coding sequence ATGACGCAGGCCGAAACCGCGAGCCCCAGGCTGCGGATCACTGAAATCTTCGCATCGATCCAGGGCGAGTCGACACGCGTCGGCCTGCCCACGGTCTTCGTGCGCCTGACCGGCTGCCCGCTGCGCTGCAGCTGGTGCGACACGGAATATGCTTTCCAGGGCGGAGAGAACCGCAGCATCGCCGACGTGTGCGACGCGGTCGCCGCACACGGCATCCGGCATGTCTGCGTCACCGGCGGCGAGCCGCTGGCGCAGAAATCCTGCCTCCCGCTGCTCACCGCCCTGTGCGACGCCGGTTTCTCCGTGTCGCTGGAAACCAGCGGCGCGCTCGACATCGCCGCCGTCGACCTGCGCGTGTCGCGCATCATGGACCTCAAGGCCCCCGGCTCGGGCGAAGTCGCGCGCAACCGCTGGGAAAACCTCGCCCACCTCGGCGCGCACGACGAGGTCAAGATCGTCCTCGCCGACGAGGCCGATTACGCCTGGGCCAAGGCCCAGATCGCGCTGCACCGTCTCGCCGAACGCTGCACCGTCCTGCTCTCGCCCGTGCAGGGCAGGCTCGACCCGACCCTGCTCGCCGAATGGATCGTGCGCGACCGCCTGCCGGTACGTTTCCAGCTCCAGTTGCACAAGATCCTGTGGAACGACGCCCGGGGACGCTGA
- a CDS encoding putative bifunctional diguanylate cyclase/phosphodiesterase: MTAIQDSGQLAHIVFQNAAEGIAITDPQGRILAVNDAFTALTGYPVADVLGRTPAMLRSGRHGREFYARMWLALRDEGHWQGEIWNRRKNGEIYPEWLSISTVRDEAGEILHYVGVFTDIGRIMAEQEKLRDLAYHDPLTRLPNRMLLRDRFEQAARRTLRDARQLAVLMVEVTAQGKVPNDPFLVAASEQLATHLRETDTLARYGENEFLVLIEGINGPRDASVTADQLLKALERPLTVDGIDVYAGANVGISLYPMDGYTLDDLATAADAAMLQARSRDRHGYRFYSAEMTAFATERATIETQLRRAIASGALELHFQPLFDVAGSSVLGVEALVRWTDPELGAVEPERFVPIAEDNGLIHPLGEWVMRRAFTQFVAWQAAGVAPPVLSLNVSARQLERIDFVDSVAALVAETGISPQSLEFEFRESVLSDVAYVVPALEALDQMGIRLSIDGFGTGFSPLGNLKTLPISKLNIDRSFVSGIGRNQGNDTIVRTVLGVARTLGLRVIAEGVETEDQAAFLRNEGCDEFQGHLYGQAMKGEDFVRRFAQRRT, from the coding sequence ATGACGGCCATTCAGGACTCTGGGCAGCTTGCCCACATCGTCTTCCAGAACGCGGCAGAAGGCATCGCGATTACCGATCCCCAGGGTCGCATCCTGGCGGTCAATGACGCATTCACCGCGCTGACCGGATACCCCGTCGCCGACGTCCTCGGCAGGACGCCGGCAATGCTCCGCTCGGGGCGCCACGGTCGCGAGTTTTACGCGCGCATGTGGCTTGCGCTGCGGGATGAAGGGCACTGGCAGGGCGAGATCTGGAATCGCCGCAAGAATGGCGAGATCTACCCCGAATGGCTGTCGATCAGCACGGTGCGCGACGAGGCAGGCGAAATCCTGCATTACGTTGGCGTGTTCACCGACATCGGCCGGATCATGGCGGAGCAGGAGAAGCTGCGCGACCTTGCCTACCACGACCCGCTCACGCGCCTGCCGAACCGCATGCTGCTGCGCGACCGCTTCGAACAGGCCGCGCGGCGCACCCTGCGCGATGCGCGCCAGCTCGCCGTACTGATGGTCGAGGTGACGGCACAAGGCAAGGTGCCGAACGATCCCTTCCTCGTCGCCGCGTCGGAGCAACTGGCAACGCACCTGCGTGAAACCGACACGCTCGCGCGCTACGGCGAGAACGAGTTCCTGGTGCTGATCGAGGGCATCAACGGCCCGCGCGACGCCAGCGTGACGGCCGACCAGCTGCTCAAGGCGCTGGAGCGGCCGCTCACCGTTGACGGCATCGACGTTTACGCCGGTGCGAATGTCGGCATCAGCCTGTACCCGATGGACGGCTACACGCTGGACGACCTCGCGACCGCCGCGGATGCGGCGATGTTGCAGGCTCGCAGCCGCGACCGTCACGGATACCGCTTCTACTCCGCCGAGATGACGGCCTTCGCCACCGAGCGCGCAACGATCGAGACGCAACTGCGCCGCGCCATCGCCAGCGGCGCGCTGGAACTTCACTTCCAGCCGTTGTTCGACGTCGCGGGCAGTTCGGTGCTCGGCGTCGAGGCGCTGGTGCGCTGGACCGACCCCGAGCTGGGCGCCGTCGAACCCGAGCGCTTCGTGCCGATCGCCGAGGACAACGGACTCATTCACCCGCTCGGCGAATGGGTGATGCGCCGCGCCTTCACGCAGTTCGTCGCGTGGCAGGCCGCCGGTGTCGCGCCGCCTGTGCTGTCGCTGAACGTCTCGGCACGACAGCTCGAACGCATCGACTTCGTCGACAGCGTCGCCGCACTGGTCGCCGAGACCGGGATCTCGCCGCAGTCGCTGGAGTTCGAGTTCCGCGAATCGGTGCTGTCAGATGTCGCCTACGTCGTGCCTGCCCTCGAGGCGCTAGACCAGATGGGCATCCGGCTGTCGATCGACGGGTTCGGGACCGGCTTTTCGCCGCTCGGAAACCTCAAGACTTTGCCGATATCGAAGCTCAACATCGACCGCAGCTTCGTGAGCGGCATCGGGCGCAACCAGGGCAACGACACGATCGTGCGCACCGTGCTGGGCGTCGCCCGCACGCTGGGGCTGCGGGTGATCGCAGAAGGCGTGGAGACCGAGGATCAGGCCGCGTTCCTGCGCAACGAAGGCTGCGACGAGTTCCAGGGACACCTCTACGGCCAGGCGATGAAGGGCGAAGACTTCGTGCGCCGTTTCGCGCAACGCCGGACTTGA
- the ybgF gene encoding tol-pal system protein YbgF has protein sequence MKRLLPLAVVAALSHIAPSHALFDDEEARRAITNLRTDITPRIERLEASSRGQLELANQNELLRTEVSKLQGQLEVLLHEIESLKQRQRDFYVDLDNRVRKLESAPVAAAPEAPAADPAAESRDYEAALNLLKEGKYKEAQTAFDQFIKHYPRSPVQPGAHFWAGNAALQAKDVAVANNYFKSVLTNWPNDPVAPDAMLGVANCQQALGEAKAAQETLKKLVERFPDSSAGKAAKQRLARKP, from the coding sequence ATGAAGCGCCTCCTGCCGCTCGCTGTCGTTGCCGCCCTGTCGCACATCGCACCGTCGCACGCTCTGTTCGACGACGAGGAGGCACGGCGCGCAATCACCAACTTGCGCACCGACATCACCCCCCGCATCGAACGGCTGGAGGCCAGCAGTCGCGGGCAGCTCGAACTGGCGAACCAGAACGAGCTGCTCCGCACCGAAGTATCGAAACTGCAGGGACAACTCGAAGTCCTGCTGCACGAGATCGAATCGCTCAAACAGCGCCAGCGCGATTTCTACGTCGATCTCGACAACCGCGTGCGCAAACTCGAGTCCGCTCCCGTGGCCGCCGCACCGGAGGCCCCCGCCGCCGATCCAGCCGCCGAATCGCGCGACTACGAAGCCGCGCTGAACCTGCTCAAGGAAGGCAAGTACAAGGAAGCGCAGACGGCCTTCGACCAGTTCATCAAGCACTATCCGCGCAGCCCCGTGCAGCCGGGCGCGCACTTCTGGGCCGGCAATGCCGCGCTGCAGGCCAAGGACGTCGCCGTCGCCAACAACTACTTCAAGAGCGTGCTGACGAACTGGCCGAACGACCCCGTCGCCCCCGACGCCATGCTCGGCGTCGCCAACTGCCAGCAGGCCCTCGGCGAAGCCAAGGCTGCGCAGGAAACGCTGAAGAAGCTCGTGGAACGCTTCCCCGACAGCTCGGCGGGCAAGGCGGCCAAGCAGCGCCTCGCGCGCAAACCCTGA
- a CDS encoding acyl-CoA synthetase — MSNSPYDQGLGKNTANYVPLSPLSYLERSAYVYPQRTSVIHGSRSFTWAQTYERCRRLASALVQKGVGRGDTVAVMLPNVPAMYEAHFGVPMTGAVLNTLNTRLDPEAIAFMLTHGEAKVLITDPEFATIVRPALERLDGPKPLVIDALDAEYPGTERCGEIEYEDFIAGGDPAYEWHLPQDEWDAIALNYTSGTTGNPKGVVYHHRGAYLNAASNIISWGMPQHSVYLWTLPMFHCNGWCFPWTMAANAGVNVCLRKIDVALICELIRTHKVSHFCGAPIVHGMIINAPEGMRAGIDHKVSALIAGAAPPAAIIEGMERIGFDITHVYGLTETYGPASVCAKHPEWDELPIAQRAERNGRQGVSYHMQQAITVLNPETMEPVPADGETMGELMFRGNLVMKGYLKNEKASEEAFAGGWFHTGDLGVMQPDGYVKIKDRSKDVIISGGENISSLEVEDVLYRHPAVMTAAVVAKPDPKWGEVPAAYIEVKEGAAVTAEDIIAHCREHLARYKVPKFVEFCVLPKTSTGKIQKFVLREQAKSASAIE; from the coding sequence GTGTCGAACAGTCCATATGACCAAGGTCTGGGCAAGAACACGGCGAACTACGTGCCGCTCTCGCCCCTAAGTTACCTCGAGCGCTCGGCCTATGTGTATCCGCAGCGCACGTCGGTGATCCACGGCAGCCGCTCGTTCACGTGGGCGCAGACCTATGAGCGCTGCCGCCGTCTCGCCAGCGCGCTGGTGCAGAAGGGCGTGGGACGCGGCGACACCGTCGCGGTGATGCTGCCCAACGTTCCGGCGATGTACGAAGCGCACTTCGGCGTGCCGATGACGGGCGCGGTGCTCAACACGCTGAACACCCGCCTCGACCCGGAAGCCATTGCGTTCATGCTGACGCACGGCGAGGCGAAGGTACTGATCACCGATCCCGAGTTCGCGACCATCGTCCGCCCCGCACTCGAACGGCTCGACGGCCCCAAGCCGCTCGTCATCGACGCGCTCGATGCGGAGTATCCCGGCACCGAGCGTTGCGGCGAGATCGAATACGAGGATTTCATCGCCGGTGGCGATCCGGCCTACGAGTGGCATCTGCCCCAGGACGAGTGGGACGCGATCGCGCTGAACTACACCTCGGGCACGACGGGCAACCCCAAGGGGGTCGTGTACCACCACCGCGGCGCCTACCTCAACGCGGCGTCCAACATCATCAGCTGGGGCATGCCGCAGCATTCGGTGTATCTGTGGACCCTGCCGATGTTCCACTGCAACGGCTGGTGTTTCCCGTGGACGATGGCCGCCAACGCCGGTGTGAATGTCTGTCTGCGCAAGATCGACGTCGCGCTGATCTGCGAGCTGATCCGGACGCACAAGGTCAGCCACTTCTGCGGCGCGCCGATCGTCCATGGCATGATCATCAACGCGCCGGAAGGCATGCGCGCCGGCATTGACCACAAGGTCTCCGCGCTGATCGCCGGCGCCGCGCCTCCGGCCGCAATCATCGAGGGCATGGAGCGCATCGGCTTCGACATCACCCATGTGTATGGCTTGACCGAAACCTACGGGCCGGCCTCCGTGTGCGCGAAACACCCCGAGTGGGACGAGCTGCCGATCGCGCAACGCGCCGAGCGCAATGGCCGCCAGGGCGTGAGCTATCACATGCAGCAGGCGATCACGGTGCTGAATCCGGAAACGATGGAACCGGTGCCGGCCGACGGCGAGACGATGGGCGAGCTGATGTTCCGCGGCAACCTCGTCATGAAGGGCTACCTGAAGAACGAGAAGGCCTCCGAGGAGGCCTTCGCGGGCGGCTGGTTCCACACCGGCGACCTGGGCGTGATGCAGCCCGACGGCTACGTCAAGATCAAGGACCGCTCCAAGGACGTGATCATCTCGGGCGGCGAGAACATCTCGTCGCTGGAGGTCGAGGACGTGCTGTACCGCCATCCGGCCGTGATGACGGCGGCAGTGGTGGCGAAGCCCGATCCGAAGTGGGGCGAGGTGCCCGCGGCCTACATCGAGGTCAAGGAAGGCGCCGCGGTGACGGCCGAGGACATCATCGCGCACTGCCGCGAACACCTCGCGCGCTACAAGGTGCCGAAGTTCGTCGAATTCTGCGTGCTGCCCAAGACCTCGACCGGCAAGATCCAGAAATTCGTGCTGCGCGAGCAGGCGAAATCGGCGTCCGCGATCGAGTAA
- a CDS encoding response regulator gives MTRLAGKVLCVDDEPGIVRSLQWLLQKQFEVFTATSGAEALELVKQHEFDVVISDQRMPVMTGVEVLREVRKLSPRTMRILLTGYSDMQAIVRSVNESEVFRFINKPWNISELPKVVAQAITIAKTQPAETPVAEIPEDAPIIANGERILVIDDDPEMGRAVADLVGASAKVSYTRNLADAVGILNSEDVSVIISETRVGTIDATRLVRLMKSKHPEIVTVMLTGESDADTITTLINQGQIYRFVPKPIRTGYLKLVLQSALRKHSALVSDPALTFRHTVEATSAGAMESLISDVERTAPQAETAAAAKAGGFMATLGAGFRRLFGVG, from the coding sequence ATGACACGACTGGCCGGCAAGGTACTCTGCGTCGACGACGAACCGGGCATCGTCCGCTCGCTGCAGTGGCTGCTGCAGAAGCAGTTCGAGGTGTTCACCGCAACCAGCGGCGCCGAGGCGCTCGAACTCGTGAAACAGCACGAGTTCGACGTCGTCATCAGCGACCAGCGCATGCCGGTGATGACCGGTGTAGAGGTTCTGCGCGAAGTGCGCAAACTCTCGCCGCGCACGATGCGCATCCTGCTCACCGGCTACTCGGACATGCAGGCCATCGTGCGCTCGGTGAATGAGAGCGAGGTGTTCCGCTTCATCAACAAGCCGTGGAACATCTCGGAGCTTCCCAAGGTCGTCGCGCAGGCGATCACGATCGCCAAGACCCAGCCCGCCGAGACCCCCGTCGCCGAGATCCCCGAGGATGCTCCCATCATCGCCAATGGCGAACGCATCCTGGTCATTGACGACGACCCCGAGATGGGGAGGGCCGTTGCCGACCTCGTCGGCGCCAGCGCGAAAGTGTCCTACACGCGTAACCTCGCCGATGCCGTGGGCATCCTCAACAGCGAGGACGTCTCGGTGATCATTTCCGAGACCCGAGTTGGCACCATCGACGCGACTCGACTCGTGCGCCTGATGAAGAGCAAGCACCCGGAGATCGTCACCGTCATGCTCACGGGCGAGAGTGACGCCGACACCATCACGACGCTGATCAACCAGGGCCAGATCTATCGCTTCGTTCCCAAGCCCATCCGCACGGGTTACCTGAAGCTCGTGCTGCAGTCGGCGCTGCGCAAGCACAGCGCGCTCGTCAGCGACCCGGCCCTGACCTTCCGCCACACGGTGGAAGCCACCTCGGCCGGCGCGATGGAATCCCTGATTTCGGATGTGGAGCGAACTGCGCCGCAGGCCGAAACTGCGGCTGCGGCCAAAGCCGGAGGTTTCATGGCCACGCTCGGCGCGGGCTTCCGCCGCCTCTTCGGCGTCGGCTGA
- a CDS encoding ABC transporter ATP-binding protein, with translation MAKASAFTPDSEMLRVHDLHAFYGESHILHGIDFQVNRGELVTLLGRNGAGRTTTLKAILGLVGRRSGSIMINGHQVIDLPTHRIAHLGIGYCPEERGIYASLSTEENLLLPPAVNSSGMSLDEIYKMFPNLKERRNSPGSRLSGGEQQMLAMARILRTGARLLLLDEITEGLAPVIVQTLGRVIAQLKEKGLTIILVEQNFRFAAPLADRHYVIEHGRIVEMVRKDELDSKMPLLQKLLGV, from the coding sequence ATGGCTAAGGCGAGCGCGTTCACGCCCGACTCCGAGATGCTGCGGGTGCATGACCTGCACGCGTTCTACGGCGAGTCGCACATCCTGCACGGCATCGACTTCCAGGTGAACCGCGGCGAACTGGTGACGCTGCTGGGGCGCAACGGCGCCGGCCGCACGACCACGCTGAAGGCCATCCTGGGGCTGGTCGGCCGGCGCAGCGGCTCGATCATGATCAACGGCCACCAGGTCATCGACCTGCCGACGCATCGCATCGCGCACCTGGGCATCGGCTACTGCCCCGAGGAGCGCGGCATCTACGCGAGCCTGTCGACCGAGGAGAACCTGCTGCTGCCGCCCGCGGTGAACAGCAGCGGGATGTCGCTCGACGAGATCTACAAAATGTTCCCCAACCTCAAGGAACGACGCAACAGCCCGGGCAGCCGGCTGTCGGGGGGTGAGCAGCAGATGCTGGCGATGGCGCGCATCCTGCGCACCGGCGCGCGCCTGCTGCTGCTCGACGAGATCACCGAGGGGCTCGCGCCGGTGATCGTGCAGACCCTCGGCCGCGTCATCGCGCAGCTCAAGGAGAAGGGCCTGACCATCATCCTGGTCGAACAGAATTTCCGCTTTGCGGCGCCGCTCGCGGACCGCCACTACGTGATCGAACATGGCCGCATCGTCGAGATGGTGAGGAAGGACGAGCTCGATTCGAAGATGCCCCTGCTGCAAAAACTGCTGGGCGTTTGA